One genomic window of Ornithorhynchus anatinus isolate Pmale09 chromosome 10, mOrnAna1.pri.v4, whole genome shotgun sequence includes the following:
- the LOC100079029 gene encoding G-protein coupled receptor 183-like, protein MANDFTTPFITESLLTAAANSCDFYVHQRTASILMPLHYSVVFIIGLSGNLLALSVVFQNRKKINSTTLYSTNLVISDILFTTALPARIVYYASGFDWQIGEALCRITALIFYINTYAGVNFMTCLSIDRFFAVVHPLRYNKIKRTKYAKCVCLFVWVLVFSQTLPLLVHSMSNQEIGRITCMEYPNFEQIDHLPWILLGACLIGYVIPIVIILICYSRICCKLFQSAKQNPLTEKSGVNKKALNTILLIIIVFVVCFTPYHVAIIQHMIKKLQLSDYLPCSAQQTFQISLHFTVCLMNFNCCMDPFIYFFACKGYKRRVMKILKRQVSVSISSAVRSAPEETSREIAETQMMIQSRSLNG, encoded by the coding sequence ATGGCTAACGATTTCACGACACCCTTTATAACTGAATCACTTTTAACTGCTGCGGCAAACAGCTGTGACTTTTACGTGCACCAAAGAACAGCCAGTATCTTAATGCCTCTGCATTACAGTGTCGTTTTCATCATTGGACTCTCGGGAAACCTACTGGCCTTGTCTGTTGTATttcaaaacagaaagaaaatcaaCTCGACCACTCTATATTCGACAAACCTGGTCATCTCTGACATACTCTTCACCACGGCCCTGCCTGCTCGGATAGTCTACTACGCATCAGGATTTGACTGGCAAATTGGCGAAGCCCTGTGTCGAATAACTGCTCTTATATTCTACATTAACACGTACGCAGGTGTAAATTTTATGACCTGCTTGAGCATTGACAGGTTCTTTGCTGTCGTCCATCCCCTGCGCTATAACAAAATCAAAAGAACTAAATATGCCAAATGTGTCTGCCTATTTGTCTGGGTTCTAGTATTTAGTCAGACACTCCCGCTACTTGTGCATTCCATGTCAAATCAAGAGATTGGAAGGATTACATGTATGGAATACCCAAACTTCGAACAAATAGACCACCTCCCCTGGATTCTCTTGGGCGCCTGTTTAATAGGGTACGTGATTCCTATTGTCATAATACTAATCTGCTATTCTCGCATCTGTTGCAAACTCTTTCAAAGTGCCAAACAAAACCCACTCACGGAAAAATCAGGAGTAAACAAAAAGGCGCTCAACACCATCCTTTTAATAATCATCGTGTTTGTTGTCTGTTTCACGCCTTACCACGTGGCGATTATTCAACACATGATTAAGAAGCTTCAGCTTTCAGACTATCTTCCGTGTAGTGCTCAACAGACGTTCCAGATTTCCCTCCACTTCACGGTATGCCTAATGAACTTTAATTGCTGCATGGACCCTTTCATCTACTTCTTCGCATGTAAAGGATATAAGAGACGGGTTATGAAAATACTGAAACGGCAAGTCAGTGTTTCAATTTCAAGTGCCGTTAGATCAGCACCTGAAGAAACCTCACGTGAAATCGCTGAAACGCAAATGATGATTCAATCCAGGTCTTTAAATGGATAG